In the Manis javanica isolate MJ-LG chromosome 14, MJ_LKY, whole genome shotgun sequence genome, one interval contains:
- the LOC140846165 gene encoding uncharacterized protein, with the protein MTSLYLLTLLLTLETPIQGVLRWGILSAFPKPMPVHFNAAVFPCFFTTNSSMNLPYLVKDTLVAPLGENRSFITNGSLCFTTQNLAGCISLKRRKYGWFSDIILEASSLPVMSAKFEGPNKEGSPSYKNMTIHQMVLWINGTFVHSPRNNSTDRPRQPKYASHCVGDYEGELWPWTDCQSTVVTWATERQEFTISPDMEGRPANEAWWPVKVLEGEFRQQLSMNPFHKWMLCGVNGSCTDLSPFSALQGGGIGVKNITFWCENNHMRAHWNMIMTHNDENYTCSAKSGSESPNSLFPPSPVCVYPPFLFILSNSSFDSCSNETCFLSQCWDARNFTNALVVRIPHWVPVPVDAPNTMTLFRERRDFGVTAAIVLLISATAVAATAAGIALDTSIKSATELNNLAASVASALDQQSTLDGKLKGGIMILNQRIDLVEEQIEVLWQMAQLGCERKYRALCITSIQYKNFTRAANLSRDLSQYLSGNWSQDFDETLEELRREIIHINSTRLDISVAEGLSSWFLRALSHVKEWAGMAGMGVFLLGGLMLLLWLLCRLRNQHKQDKVILAQALMAIDVGTSPQVWLNMLKKEARL; encoded by the coding sequence atgacttcgctgtacctcctgaccctgctcctgacactggagaccccgattcagggagtattgagatggggaatcctgtctgcctttcctaagcctatgcctgtccatttcaatgcagccgtttttccctgctttttcaccaccaactctagtatgaacttgccctacctagttaaagacaccctagtagctcccctgggagaaaaccgatccttcataactaatgggtcattatgcttcaccactcagaatctagctggctgtatctccctgaaacggaggaaatacggatggttcagtgacataattctagaggccagtagcctccccgttatgtcagctaaatttgaagggcctaataaggaagggagcccgtcctataagaacatgactatccaccagatggttctctggatcaatggcacatttgtacactctcccaggaacaattccaccgacaggcctcgtcaacccaaatatgcctcccattgtgtgggcgactatgagggagagctgtggccctggactgactgtcagtcaactgtagtaacgtgggcaactgagaggcaggagtttaccatctccccagatatggagggacggccagccaatgaggcttggtggccagtaaaggtgctcgaaggcgagtttcgtcagcagctgagcatgaaccccttccataaatggatgctgtgtggagtcaatggctcgtgtaccgacctctcccccttttccgccctccagggtgggggaatcggtgtaaaaaatatcaccttttggtgcgagaataaccacatgcgcgcacactggaacatgatcatgacccataacgacgagaactacacgtgttcagcaaaatcaggttcagagtcacctaattccctttttccaccttctccagtatgcgtataccccccatttctgtttatcttatccaatagtagctttgactcctgctccaatgaaacctgctttctgtctcagtgttgggatgcgcgtaactttaccaatgctttggtagtccgcatcccccattgggtccctgttcccgtagacgcccctaacaccatgactctgtttcgagaaaggcgcgatttcggtgttacagccgccatagtgctcctgatctccgcgaccgcggtcgcagccaccgccgctggtatagctttagacacctccatcaaatcggctacagagctcaataaccttgcagcctcagtagcttctgccctggaccaacagtccacacttgatggcaaactgaaaggaggaataatgatcctcaatcaacgcatagatctcgtggaggaacaaatagaggtgctctggcaaatggcccaattgggatgtgagcggaaatatcgtgccctctgcatcactagcattcaatataaaaattttacacgggcagctaatctgtcacgagacctgtcccagtatctttcaggaaactggtcccaagacttcgatgagacactagaagagctgcggcgagaaattatccacatcaactccacccgtctagatatctccgtagcggaaggactctcttcctggttcctcagagctctctcccacgtcaaggagtgggcgggcatggctgggatgggcgtgttcctgcttggaggtctcatgctcttactctggttgttatgcagactccgcaaccaacataagcaggacaaggtgatccttgctcaagccctaatggcgatagacgttggcacctctccccaagtgtggctcaacatgcttaagaaggaagctcggctttag